The following are encoded together in the Bos javanicus breed banteng chromosome 4, ARS-OSU_banteng_1.0, whole genome shotgun sequence genome:
- the YKT6 gene encoding synaptobrevin homolog YKT6: MKLYSLSVLYKGESKTVLLKAAYDVSSFSFFQRSSVQEFMTFTSQLIVERSAKGSRASVKEQEYLCHVYVRNDSLAGVVIADSEYPSRVAFTLLEKVLDEFSKQVDRIDWPTGSPDTIRYSGLDSQLSRYQNPREADPMTKVQAELDETKIILHNTMESLLERGEKLDDLVSKSEVLGIQSKAFYKTARKQNSCCAIM; this comes from the exons ATGAAGCTGTACAGCCTAAGCGTCCTGTATAAAGGCGAGTCCAAGACGGTGCTGCTCAAGGCCGCATACGATGTGTCCTCCTTCAGCTTTTTTCAGAGATCCAG CGTCCAGGAGTTCATGACCTTCACAAGTCAGCTGATTGTGGAGCGCTCAGCGAAAGGCAGCCGAGCTTCTGTGAAGGAACAAG AATATCTGTGCCATGTCTACGTGAGAAATGACAGTCTTGCAGGAGTGGTCATTGCTGACAGTGAATACCCATCCCGGGTGGCTTTTACCTTGCTAGAGAAG GTGCTAGACGAATTCTCCAAGCAGGTCGACAGGATAGACTGGCCAACTGGATCCCCTGATACCATCAGGTACTCAGGCCTGGACAGTCAACTCAGTAGATACCAG AACCCCCGAGAAGCTGACCCCATGACTAAAGTGCAGGCTGAACTGGATGAGACCAAGATCATCCTG CACAACACCATGGAGTCTTTATTAGAACGAGGTGAGAAGCTCGATGACCTGGTATCCAAATCCGAAGTGCTGGGAATACAGTCTAAAGCCTTCTATAAAACG GCCCGGAAACAAAATTCGTGCTGTGCAATCATGTGA